One segment of Streptomyces bathyalis DNA contains the following:
- a CDS encoding dicarboxylate/amino acid:cation symporter: MTSGTSARDSAGPPSPSSSSRGRIPGVPFWAQILLGLLLGVLLGWVARSGDISWLATALTKTGEIFVQLLKLAVAPLVFFAIMVSITNLRNVHNAARLATRTLLWFMATSLIAVAIGLLIGLLTNPGAGTGLSTDDAGKPEESGSWLDFLTGIIPTDIITPFTELQVLQIVFMAAVVGVAALKLGEKAAPLLSVGEAVLALLQKALWWIIRLAPIGTVGLIGTAIKDYGWDLIGKYATFTADIYIGCALVLFGVYPLLLATVAKVNPLQFFRGAWPAIQLAFVSRSSVGTMPLTQKVTERLGVPREYASFAVPFGSTTKMDGCASVYPAIAAIFIGEFYGIELGLREYLLIVFVSVIGSAATAGLTGATVMLTLTLSTLGLPLAGVGLLLAIDPILDMMRTATNVAGQAVIPVLVSAREKILDRDKYASARGARLDAFEPEVQSAAAA; this comes from the coding sequence ATCACCTCAGGCACCTCGGCCCGTGATTCCGCTGGGCCTCCGTCCCCATCCTCGTCGTCGCGCGGACGGATACCCGGAGTCCCGTTCTGGGCCCAGATCCTGTTGGGGCTCCTCCTGGGCGTGCTGCTCGGCTGGGTCGCGCGCAGCGGCGACATCAGCTGGCTGGCAACGGCACTCACGAAGACCGGCGAGATATTCGTCCAGCTGCTGAAGCTGGCGGTCGCTCCGCTCGTCTTCTTCGCGATCATGGTCTCGATCACGAACCTGCGCAACGTGCACAACGCCGCGCGGCTCGCCACGCGGACCCTGCTGTGGTTCATGGCCACGTCGCTGATCGCCGTGGCCATCGGCCTCCTCATCGGCCTGCTCACGAACCCCGGTGCGGGCACGGGCCTCTCGACCGACGACGCCGGGAAGCCCGAGGAGTCGGGTTCGTGGCTGGACTTCCTCACCGGGATCATCCCGACCGACATCATCACGCCGTTCACCGAACTTCAGGTGCTGCAGATCGTCTTCATGGCCGCCGTGGTGGGCGTCGCCGCGCTCAAGCTCGGAGAGAAGGCCGCACCGCTGCTGTCGGTGGGCGAGGCCGTGCTGGCCCTGTTGCAGAAGGCGCTGTGGTGGATCATCCGGCTCGCGCCGATCGGCACCGTCGGCCTCATCGGCACGGCGATCAAGGACTACGGCTGGGATCTCATCGGCAAGTACGCCACGTTCACCGCCGACATCTACATCGGCTGCGCCCTCGTCCTCTTCGGTGTGTATCCGCTGCTGCTGGCCACCGTCGCGAAGGTCAACCCGCTGCAGTTCTTCCGTGGCGCGTGGCCGGCGATCCAGCTGGCCTTCGTCTCCCGCTCGTCCGTGGGCACCATGCCCCTCACGCAGAAGGTGACCGAACGGCTCGGCGTCCCCCGCGAGTACGCGTCCTTCGCGGTGCCCTTCGGCTCGACGACGAAGATGGACGGCTGCGCCTCGGTCTACCCGGCGATCGCGGCCATCTTCATCGGCGAGTTCTACGGCATCGAACTGGGCCTGCGCGAATACCTGTTGATCGTCTTCGTCTCCGTCATCGGCTCCGCCGCCACCGCGGGCCTCACGGGCGCCACGGTCATGCTCACCCTGACCCTCTCCACGCTGGGCCTTCCCCTCGCGGGCGTCGGCCTCCTCCTGGCGATCGACCCGATCCTGGACATGATGAGGACGGCGACGAACGTGGCGGGCCAGGCGGTGATTCCGGTGCTGGTCTCGGCGCGGGAGAAGATCCTGGACCGCGACAAGTACGCGAGCGCGCGGGGGGCGAGGCTGGATGCTTTCGAGCCTGAGGTGCAGTCAGCCGCGGCGGCGTAG
- a CDS encoding DUF4229 domain-containing protein — translation MSSKSHATLRYTAMRAGVFAGCLLVVAVLAYTGIIPEGIGRSNPLWVVLLALVVSAPLSFVLLRKQRDAMSEQLVSGVDRAKERLSANQSQEDGVA, via the coding sequence GTGAGCAGCAAGTCGCACGCAACGCTCCGCTACACCGCCATGCGGGCCGGCGTCTTCGCCGGCTGCCTCCTCGTCGTCGCCGTTCTCGCGTACACCGGGATCATCCCCGAGGGCATCGGCAGGTCCAACCCGCTGTGGGTCGTGCTGCTCGCGCTCGTGGTCTCGGCCCCGCTCAGCTTCGTACTGCTGCGCAAGCAGCGCGACGCCATGTCGGAGCAGCTCGTCAGCGGCGTGGACCGGGCCAAGGAACGGCTCTCGGCGAACCAGAGCCAGGAGGACGGCGTCGCGTAA